One Bradyrhizobium sp. CCGB12 genomic window carries:
- a CDS encoding fatty acid desaturase family protein: MTALRMRARDFLTDDQLADVRQRVTWKGVAMIAHAWGLIIGAIALVAWWPNPLTYVLAVAIIGSRQLGLSILMHDGAHGCLSANEKTNLTLSQWFCAYPLFAETRSYRRYHLQHHARTQQEDDPDLVLSAPFPITRLSYRRKFIRDITGQTGYQQRKSQLLNALGPKDWSWRQRATHFWEQLGPQCAVNGIMFAALAAAGVWWAYPLLWLVPLLTWMMVITRIRNIAEHAVVPDSNDPLRNTRTTHASFLERLFIAPYYVNYHLEHHLLFYVPCYNLPKVHRLLSASRHAGRMEVQPGYAAVLRLATAKPNQDDRPGQLVNSARRARAGAEVDANQTAGGF; encoded by the coding sequence ATGACTGCGCTTCGCATGCGTGCCCGCGATTTCCTGACCGACGATCAACTGGCCGACGTGCGCCAGCGCGTGACGTGGAAGGGCGTCGCGATGATTGCGCACGCCTGGGGGCTCATCATCGGCGCGATCGCGCTGGTCGCGTGGTGGCCCAATCCGCTCACCTATGTTCTCGCTGTCGCCATCATCGGCTCGCGCCAGCTGGGCCTGTCGATTCTGATGCATGATGGCGCGCACGGCTGCCTGTCCGCGAACGAGAAGACCAATCTGACGCTGAGCCAGTGGTTTTGCGCCTATCCGCTGTTTGCGGAGACCCGCAGCTACCGGCGCTATCACTTGCAGCATCATGCGCGCACCCAGCAGGAAGACGATCCCGATCTCGTGTTGTCGGCGCCGTTTCCGATCACCAGGCTGAGCTATCGCCGCAAGTTCATTCGCGACATCACCGGACAGACCGGCTACCAGCAGCGCAAGTCGCAATTGCTCAACGCGCTCGGGCCAAAGGACTGGTCATGGCGGCAGCGTGCGACGCATTTCTGGGAGCAGCTCGGCCCGCAATGTGCGGTCAATGGGATCATGTTTGCAGCGCTCGCTGCGGCTGGCGTGTGGTGGGCCTATCCGCTGCTCTGGCTGGTGCCGCTGCTGACCTGGATGATGGTCATCACCCGCATCCGCAACATCGCCGAGCATGCCGTCGTCCCTGACAGCAATGACCCCTTGCGCAACACCCGCACCACGCATGCCAGTTTTCTCGAGCGCCTGTTCATCGCGCCGTACTACGTGAACTATCATCTCGAGCATCACCTCTTGTTCTACGTGCCATGCTACAATCTGCCGAAGGTGCATCGCCTGCTGAGCGCCAGCCGGCACGCCGGCCGCATGGAGGTGCAGCCGGGCTACGCCGCGGTGCTGCGGCTCGCCACCGCGAAGCCGAACCAGGACGATCGGCCGGGGCAACTGGTCAACAGCGCTCGCCGCGCACGGGCGGGGGCAGAGGTTGACGCCAACCAGACGGCCGGCGGATTCTAG
- a CDS encoding TetR/AcrR family transcriptional regulator C-terminal domain-containing protein yields the protein MADNSAHVPLETGVSDPKHAARATRSAGRKMRSLLLDAASPLFRERGLSGTAITDIAAAADAFPSQITYYFRTKEALFVECACRDLLYLARATEQAALKARTPQDYTHALAATVTASDSIAFFAEALTLTRRRQDLAPLVERTIERLHSEGARAYAGQVARHGWRSLRAPDESSRRFWAVAIGVILEGYAMGRSPEALCAEMLRVLGEQAKSTGDSARLRLVDERDASTTSDEEG from the coding sequence ATGGCAGACAATTCTGCCCATGTGCCGCTCGAAACGGGCGTCAGCGACCCCAAGCACGCGGCACGCGCCACCCGGTCGGCTGGCCGCAAGATGCGCTCGCTGCTGTTGGATGCGGCAAGCCCGCTGTTCCGCGAGCGGGGACTTTCGGGCACGGCAATCACGGACATCGCGGCCGCGGCGGACGCGTTCCCGAGCCAGATCACCTATTACTTCCGCACCAAGGAGGCGCTGTTCGTCGAATGCGCCTGCCGCGATCTCTTGTACCTCGCGCGTGCGACCGAGCAGGCGGCGCTGAAGGCGCGGACGCCGCAGGATTACACGCACGCGCTGGCCGCGACCGTGACCGCGAGCGATTCGATCGCCTTCTTCGCCGAGGCGTTGACGCTGACGCGGCGGCGCCAAGATCTCGCGCCCTTGGTCGAGCGCACCATCGAGCGGCTGCACAGCGAAGGCGCACGCGCCTATGCGGGGCAGGTGGCGCGGCACGGCTGGCGTTCCCTGCGCGCGCCCGATGAAAGCTCGCGGCGGTTCTGGGCCGTCGCCATCGGCGTCATCCTCGAAGGCTACGCCATGGGCCGCTCGCCCGAGGCGCTCTGCGCCGAGATGCTGCGCGTGCTCGGCGAGCAGGCGAAATCCACAGGAGATTCTGCGCGCTTGCGTCTCGTCGACGAGCGCGACGCGTCAACCACTTCGGATGAGGAGGGTTAG
- the rpsF gene encoding 30S ribosomal protein S6, producing the protein MALYEHVFLARQDASPQQVEELTAQMTGIVEGLGGKVTKTENWGVRSLTYRMNKNRKAHFVLLNIDAPAAAIAEIERQERISEDVIRYLSVRVEELEEGPSAMMRKADRDRERDDRGGGFRDREGGGFRGDREGGFRGGDRDGGGFRGDRGPRRPREEAETTTDGE; encoded by the coding sequence ATGGCTCTTTATGAGCATGTTTTTCTCGCGCGTCAGGACGCGAGCCCGCAGCAGGTCGAGGAGCTGACTGCGCAGATGACCGGTATCGTCGAGGGTCTCGGCGGCAAGGTCACCAAGACCGAGAATTGGGGCGTTCGCTCCCTCACCTATCGCATGAACAAGAACCGCAAGGCGCACTTCGTGCTGCTCAACATCGACGCGCCCGCTGCGGCGATCGCCGAGATCGAGCGCCAGGAGCGCATCAGCGAAGACGTGATCCGCTATCTCAGCGTCCGCGTCGAAGAGCTCGAGGAAGGCCCGTCCGCGATGATGCGCAAGGCGGATCGCGACCGCGAGCGTGACGATCGTGGCGGCGGCTTCCGCGACCGCGAAGGCGGCGGCTTCCGTGGCGACCGCGAGGGTGGTTTCCGTGGCGGCGATCGTGACGGTGGTGGCTTCCGCGGTGACCGCGGCCCGCGCCGTCCGCGCGAAGAAGCTGAAACCACGACGGATGGGGAGTAA
- the rpsR gene encoding 30S ribosomal protein S18, with translation MAEAGARRPFFRRRKSCPFTGANAPKIDYKDSKLLMRYVSERGKIVPSRITAVSAKKQRELARAIKRARFLGLLPYVIR, from the coding sequence ATGGCTGAAGCTGGTGCACGCCGTCCGTTTTTCCGTCGTCGCAAGAGCTGCCCGTTCACGGGCGCCAATGCTCCGAAGATCGACTACAAGGACTCCAAGCTGCTGATGCGTTACGTCTCCGAGCGCGGCAAGATCGTGCCGAGCCGCATCACCGCGGTGTCCGCGAAGAAGCAGCGTGAGCTCGCCCGCGCCATCAAGCGCGCGCGCTTCCTGGGCCTGTTGCCCTACGTTATTCGCTGA
- a CDS encoding DUF2232 domain-containing protein, producing MMAFGLIALIAGAASALMFASIISGALISLVLFYLAPLPLMVAAIGWGPLCASLGGIAAAVGLGALFGLPYCIAFAVTVALPAWWLGHLVLLGRQVGGVAPDASAAEPPAEPVIEWYPVGRILLWIAGFATLTTMAALLTLGTDAETITGTLRRGMIRLLRAADPQTSGEASQFVDALVRIAPAAATIVAMMTLTLNLWLSAKVTATSGRLRRPWPDLMSAELPPMTLVVLCIALAFCFTGGLLAIVAQITTAALMMAYALTGFAVLHTLTLALKSRTFWLGSTYAVVVVFGWPVIAMVILGLADSVFGFRERFLRSRQPPPLPTP from the coding sequence ATGATGGCCTTTGGACTGATAGCCCTGATCGCCGGCGCTGCGTCGGCCCTGATGTTCGCCTCGATCATTTCGGGCGCGCTGATCTCGCTCGTCCTGTTCTATCTCGCACCGCTGCCGCTGATGGTCGCAGCGATCGGCTGGGGACCGCTTTGCGCGAGCCTGGGCGGCATCGCCGCCGCGGTCGGCCTCGGCGCCCTGTTCGGCCTGCCCTACTGCATCGCCTTCGCCGTCACCGTCGCGTTGCCAGCCTGGTGGCTCGGCCATCTCGTCCTGCTCGGAAGGCAGGTGGGAGGTGTCGCGCCGGATGCCTCCGCCGCCGAACCGCCGGCCGAGCCCGTGATCGAGTGGTATCCGGTCGGCCGCATCCTGCTCTGGATCGCAGGCTTCGCCACGCTGACCACGATGGCCGCCCTGCTCACGCTCGGCACCGACGCCGAGACCATCACCGGCACGCTGCGGCGAGGCATGATTCGGCTGCTCCGCGCCGCCGACCCGCAAACCTCCGGCGAAGCCAGCCAGTTCGTTGACGCACTCGTGCGCATCGCACCGGCCGCCGCCACCATCGTCGCGATGATGACGTTGACCCTCAACCTCTGGCTCAGCGCCAAGGTGACTGCGACGTCGGGCCGGCTGCGCCGTCCCTGGCCGGATCTGATGAGCGCCGAACTGCCGCCGATGACGCTGGTGGTGCTCTGCATCGCCCTCGCCTTCTGTTTCACCGGCGGGCTGCTCGCCATCGTCGCGCAGATCACCACGGCGGCGCTGATGATGGCCTATGCGCTGACCGGCTTCGCCGTGCTGCATACGCTGACGCTCGCGCTGAAGAGCCGCACGTTCTGGCTCGGCTCGACCTACGCCGTCGTCGTTGTGTTCGGATGGCCCGTGATCGCGATGGTGATCCTTGGCCTTGCGGATTCCGTGTTCGGCTTCCGCGAGCGCTTCCTGCGCAGCCGGCAGCCGCCGCCGCTGCCAACCCCTTAA
- the rplI gene encoding 50S ribosomal protein L9 → MEVILLERVNKLGQMGEVVKVRDGYARNFLLKRGKALRATADNRAKYDGMKADLEARNLQAKGEASKVAEKIQGKNIIVIRQASEAGQLFGSVTVRDIVMAFEADGVHLDRPQVQLDAPIKTIGKHTVTVAVHPEVEVEITVTVARSQDEAERINRGEDISTRNEDRDAAAEAIAAAGEFFDPEAQHDDEPAPAAEATEK, encoded by the coding sequence ATGGAAGTCATTTTGCTGGAACGCGTCAACAAGCTCGGCCAGATGGGCGAAGTCGTGAAGGTTCGCGACGGCTATGCCCGCAATTTCCTGCTCAAGCGCGGCAAGGCGCTGCGCGCCACCGCCGACAACCGTGCCAAGTATGACGGCATGAAGGCCGACCTCGAAGCGCGCAACCTCCAGGCCAAGGGCGAGGCATCCAAGGTCGCCGAGAAGATCCAGGGCAAGAACATCATCGTGATCCGTCAGGCCTCCGAAGCCGGCCAGCTGTTCGGCTCGGTCACCGTGCGCGACATCGTCATGGCCTTCGAGGCCGACGGCGTCCATCTCGACCGTCCGCAGGTGCAGCTCGACGCGCCGATCAAGACCATCGGCAAGCACACGGTCACCGTTGCCGTTCACCCCGAGGTCGAGGTCGAGATCACCGTCACGGTCGCGCGCAGCCAGGACGAAGCCGAGCGCATCAACCGCGGCGAGGACATCTCGACCCGCAACGAGGACCGCGACGCGGCCGCCGAGGCCATCGCTGCCGCCGGCGAGTTCTTCGATCCGGAAGCCCAGCACGACGACGAGCCGGCGCCGGCTGCGGAAGCGACCGAGAAGTAA
- a CDS encoding PaaI family thioesterase — protein MRAEADPEFAAVAERIHANVGRQGFMNLVGAELSELSRGTCTIAVERRPELLQQHGFFHGGVTAFLVDNATTIAAATSRGQPALTAEYKLNLLSPAVGEKLICRAKVIKPGRQVAVVAADVFCVSDGVEKHTATALASIAMLSEDVAAKTKSPAA, from the coding sequence ATGCGAGCCGAAGCCGATCCGGAATTCGCAGCCGTTGCCGAGCGCATTCACGCCAATGTCGGCCGGCAGGGTTTCATGAACCTGGTCGGTGCCGAGCTGTCCGAACTGTCGCGCGGCACCTGCACCATCGCCGTGGAGCGCCGGCCGGAGCTGCTTCAGCAGCACGGCTTCTTCCACGGCGGCGTCACCGCCTTCCTGGTCGACAACGCCACGACGATCGCTGCCGCCACCTCGCGCGGCCAGCCGGCGCTGACGGCGGAATACAAGCTCAATTTGTTGTCGCCCGCGGTCGGCGAGAAGCTGATCTGCCGGGCAAAGGTGATCAAGCCCGGCCGCCAGGTCGCGGTGGTGGCGGCCGACGTATTCTGCGTCAGCGACGGCGTCGAGAAGCACACGGCAACGGCACTCGCCTCGATCGCGATGCTGAGCGAGGACGTCGCCGCCAAAACGAAAAGCCCGGCCGCCTGA
- a CDS encoding TetR/AcrR family transcriptional regulator has product MAASVRDDLLAAGLVVFDRVGFEAATVAAIRARARASNGSFFHAFGSKKELAGALFLEVLRHYHAAVLTALDPMPDAELGIDRLIRAHLDWVVTSRREARYLFEISRSEWGEDVRDAQRAQNARLAEGIERWRAPLVASGEFLPMTPVMFVSQLIGPAQIFCRAFLSGRDRTDPRIEADTLIACAIRALRPLDRINKQ; this is encoded by the coding sequence ATGGCGGCGAGCGTGCGTGACGATCTGTTGGCGGCGGGGCTTGTCGTGTTCGACCGCGTCGGCTTCGAGGCCGCGACGGTGGCGGCGATCCGCGCCCGCGCGCGTGCGTCCAATGGCAGCTTCTTTCATGCCTTCGGCTCAAAGAAGGAGCTCGCCGGCGCGCTGTTCCTGGAGGTGCTCAGGCACTATCACGCCGCGGTGCTGACGGCGCTCGATCCCATGCCCGATGCGGAGCTGGGCATCGATCGCCTGATCCGGGCGCATCTCGACTGGGTCGTCACCAGCCGGCGCGAGGCGCGCTATCTCTTCGAGATCTCCCGCAGCGAATGGGGCGAGGACGTGCGGGATGCCCAGCGCGCGCAGAATGCGCGCCTTGCCGAAGGCATCGAGCGCTGGCGCGCGCCGCTGGTTGCAAGCGGCGAGTTCTTGCCGATGACCCCGGTGATGTTCGTCAGCCAGCTGATCGGTCCGGCGCAGATTTTCTGCCGCGCCTTCCTGTCGGGGCGCGACCGCACTGATCCGCGCATCGAGGCCGACACACTGATCGCCTGCGCCATCCGTGCGCTACGGCCACTCGATCGTATCAACAAGCAATAG
- a CDS encoding cyclopropane-fatty-acyl-phospholipid synthase family protein produces the protein MDRLLRKFLSQFIRRGSLTVTGASGVKFTVGDGSGEPVAVRFVTAEAERKVLVNPELGLGEAYMDGEFVVEHGTIADALAVLLDQPDLLPQWAKPWWHLRYLTRHLKQFNPRSRSRSNVAHHYDLDARLYSLFLDADKQYSCAYFETPETTLDDAQLAKKRHIAAKLLVRSGLRVLDIGSGWGGLGLYLAEIAGADVTGITLSTEQLQIANTRAAEKGLTGSAKFLLEDYRDIAGPFDRIVSVGMFEHVGARFYDTYFQRCAELLSEDGVMLLHSIGRSQGPDSTNPWIAKYIFPGGYIPALSEVLPAIERAGLLVCDIEILRLHYAETLKAWRERFMARREEAVQLYDERFALMWEFYLAACEMTFRKQDMMNFQIQLARHQGVVPMTRDYIMSDEARLRALERGAKPRLKLAGE, from the coding sequence ATGGACCGCTTGTTGCGTAAATTCCTGTCTCAATTCATCCGCCGCGGGTCGCTGACGGTGACCGGCGCAAGCGGGGTGAAGTTCACCGTTGGCGACGGCTCTGGCGAACCGGTCGCGGTGCGCTTCGTGACCGCGGAAGCCGAGCGGAAGGTCCTCGTCAATCCCGAGCTCGGGCTCGGCGAAGCCTATATGGACGGCGAGTTCGTGGTCGAGCACGGCACCATAGCTGATGCCCTCGCGGTCCTGCTCGATCAACCCGACCTATTGCCGCAGTGGGCAAAACCCTGGTGGCACCTGCGCTACCTGACGCGGCACCTGAAACAGTTCAATCCGCGCTCGCGCTCCCGCAGCAATGTGGCGCACCACTACGACCTCGATGCCCGGCTCTATTCGCTCTTCCTCGACGCCGACAAGCAATATAGCTGCGCCTATTTCGAGACGCCGGAGACGACGCTCGACGATGCGCAGCTCGCCAAGAAGCGGCACATCGCCGCTAAGCTGCTCGTCAGGAGCGGTCTGCGCGTACTCGACATCGGCTCGGGCTGGGGCGGGCTCGGGCTCTATCTCGCGGAGATCGCCGGCGCCGACGTCACCGGAATCACGCTCTCGACCGAACAGTTGCAGATCGCCAATACCCGCGCTGCCGAAAAGGGTCTGACGGGCTCGGCCAAATTCCTGCTCGAGGACTACCGCGACATCGCCGGCCCATTCGACCGTATCGTCTCGGTCGGCATGTTCGAGCATGTCGGCGCCCGGTTCTACGACACCTACTTCCAGCGCTGTGCCGAGCTGCTGAGCGAGGACGGTGTCATGCTGCTGCATTCGATCGGCCGTTCGCAGGGTCCTGACTCGACCAATCCCTGGATCGCCAAGTACATCTTCCCCGGCGGCTACATCCCCGCGCTGTCGGAGGTGCTGCCGGCGATCGAGCGGGCGGGCCTGTTGGTCTGCGACATCGAGATCCTGCGCCTGCACTACGCCGAAACGCTGAAGGCCTGGCGGGAGCGCTTCATGGCGCGGCGAGAGGAGGCCGTGCAGCTCTACGACGAGCGCTTCGCGTTGATGTGGGAATTTTATCTGGCGGCCTGCGAGATGACGTTCCGCAAGCAGGACATGATGAACTTCCAGATCCAGCTCGCCCGGCATCAGGGCGTAGTGCCGATGACGCGCGACTACATCATGAGCGACGAAGCCCGGCTGCGGGCCCTCGAACGCGGCGCCAAGCCCAGACTGAAGCTCGCAGGTGAGTAG